Within the Arachis duranensis cultivar V14167 chromosome 10, aradu.V14167.gnm2.J7QH, whole genome shotgun sequence genome, the region acgtgctgcaggtggagactcgatactctgctgaccctatgtcgtaagtgtggccagaCAATGTGAAAGTtctggatgagctcgcccccgtgaatatacaccaTTGAGGGTGTTGGATGTGATTTATGAATTGTATTgtgaataactcgagttggagatgcacgacagagggacagtccaatggttagctaccaggacttatcgggttggctttataaccgacataTGAGACCCATCAGCTACTAAGACAGGCACGCGTCATATGCATTATATGTGATTTGTCTGGATTACCTAATTGTCTTATCTGTTTCCTACTTGTGCATTTCTTTGTCTGATCTACTTGTGTTTGCATCTCAATTACTGTTGGCAGTTGGGAGGTTTGCAGGATTTGGAAATGGGATATTTTGTTAGATTGAAGATCCTTAAGTTAGTTGCCTACTTTTATATTTCTCAtgatttagtatatttataCGTTTTGATTATACTTgagagttctaggattgccttcgactttcccaggacattacatgttagatatttgggcactgttaccatgctgagaacctccggttctcacctatgcagattttgtgattttcagatgcaggacgtaaGACTCCTCGCTGAGgcctgctggagacttctattttggcaaaatatatatattttgtattaacTCTTCTCAGAGGGTATTTTGGAGAAACAGGTTCTGTATATTGTCTTTTGGGTTGTCTTTTGGGTAGTtcctttatatatgtatgtatacttATATGCTCAGACTGGTTATCTTTGCAAATCGAGTACCGAGTCTTGATATCTGTATTTTGGCACTCTCTTGTATATCTTATCGTGTTAGCTTATTCTATATTTGTTTCGTTCACGTTATCAATCGGAGTGTTACGCTTTTCGCTTTAACGGTTTTGATTTACCCTCTTTCTTTAAAGGATCCTAGTTACAAACATTTTTCACATCACTATACATGCTAAACTTTGTTTTAAGAGTTTGTAATACCTCACCACCTTTGTTTTATGACTTATGCACTTTGTTCCTGTAGAGGTTGAGGGAcagactgactatgcttctatGCATTCTCTGTGTTGGTGTTTATGTGCTATTAAGATATCGGATTGATATAACTGGCATAAACATTCATGAGCATgtatttgggactttgaagcactagactttcgatattgagactgatcaacttgatatcgattgtttggtgtgtatatgAACCAGATGgtgcctcgtggacgcggtcgAGGCCGTGGGAGAAGACATAATGGTACTCATGGGCCGAAAACCAATCCGAATGACCCAGTGAATTTCATGGCTGCATTGCAGATCATGGCAGCTGCTATGCAGGCCACTGTTGAGGCACTCGGGCAGCAGATGAATAATAATCATAATGGGGAAAATGGTGGAAACGGGACTTAAGGCCCGATGACGTTGGCGACCTTcttaaaggttaatccaccaaagttcaagggaaccaccaatCTGACTGAAGCCGACGCTTGGTTTCAAGCTATTGAGCGAGCATTGCAAGCGCAGTTGGTGCCTGAAGAGCACTGCATCGAGTTTGCTACTTATCTGCTCACCGGGGAAGCGTCGTATTGGTGGCAGGTAACCTGATGTCTCATACAGCAGGGCGATGATCCTATCACCTGGGATGCCTTCCAGATAGAATTTGACAAGAAGTGCTTTCCGAATTTCGCCCGAACGGCCAAGGAACTGGAGTTActgcagctgaagcagggtgCGATGTCGGTATTTGAGTATACAGataagtttgaggagctgttcagaTTCTCCCGCATGAGTCAAGGAGCTCCGGGGGACTTCGAGGAGTGGAAATGCATCAAGTATGAAGGAGGGCTCCGAAGTGACATCTACAGTTCAGTAGGGCCTATGGAGATCAGGACTTTTtccgagttggtaaacaagaGCAGAGTTGCCGAAGAGTATGTGAAGAAGGCAGCTACAGAGAGAGAAAGCCATAGGGGACCATTCCCACTGAACCGAGGGAAGAGTTTTGCTCCTAGAGGTCCACCCTTCAAGCGGGGAGGCTTCGTACCACAGAGGACTCAGGGTTAGAATAACTTTAGAAGGCCcaacaataacaatattttAGGGAGGaaatttgggaagcagcctCTGAATGAGCAGGCTTGTGCTAGATGTGGGAGTTACCATCCTGGTGTTCCGTGTAAGGCTGGATAGGGATCGTGTTACTCATGTGGTAAGCCGGGGTATAAAGCCTTCAACTGCCCAGAGAAGCAGAGACAGGGTGCTGGGAGAGCACAACAGCCTGGTCGGATGTTTACTACTTCAGCTGTGGATGCCGAGGGGTCTGAGACACTTATCCGAGGTAAatgtgaaatggctggtcaagTTTTAAATGCCTTGTTTGATTttggagcatcacattcattcattgcattttaaaaGGATAGTGAGTTAGGGTTAAAGATTGTGGTTTTAGGTTATGACCTGAAGGTGTATAATAccacccatgaagccatggtaactagacTAGGATGTCTGCAAGTTTCGTTTAGGGTCAAGCAGCGTAATTTTGTAcatgatttgatttgtttgCCAATGACCGGTCTTGATCTCATTTTGAGGTTGGACTAGTTGTCTAAGAATCATGTCTTGTTGAACTGTTTTGAGAAATCGTTGCATTTCATGCTAGAAGGATCAGAAAGACCAGTTGTGGTGAATGGTTGTTACTTGAACTATGTGGTTTTAAATTGTTCAAGGTAGGAATTTCAAGGTGTTATGCTGTTAGCTGCGAGTGTATCAGGTgaggaacaaaatttaaagcAAATCCCAGTTGTTTGTGAGTTTCTTAAAGTATTTCTTGATGATATTGAGGAATTCCCTCCTAGCCGAAAGGTTGAATTTTCAATTGAGTTGGTGTTGGGAATAGGGCCAATTTTGATTGCCCCTTACAGAATGTTGCCTTTGGAAATGGCTGAGCTCAAGACCCAATTGGAAGACTTAATGAGCAAGTGCTTTATCCGCCCTAGTGTTTCTTCGTGGGGAGTGCCAGTGTTATTGGTGAAGATAAAAGACGGGAGTATGCGGCTTTGTGTGGATTACAGGTAACTGAATAAGGTCACTATAAAGAGTAAGTACCCACTGCCAaggattgatgatctcatggatcaatTATAAGGAGCCGGGGTTTTTCCCAAGATtgatttgcgatccggttatcaccagataagggtgagagATGAGGacatccctaagaccgctttcaggactcattatggtcattacgagtacataGTGATGTCTTTTAGGTTGACAAACTCTCCTGCAATGTTTATGGACTATATGAACAGAATCTTCCGCCCATTCTTGGATAAgtttgttgttgtcttcattgatgacatactaaTTTATTCTAAAACCGAAGAAGAGCATGCCGAGCACTTGCGAACTGTGTTACAAATTCTGAAGGAGAGGAAATTGTACACCAAGTTATCTAAATGTGAATTCTGGAAAGATAAGGTGAAGTTTCTTGGCCATGTGGTGAGTAATCAAGGGATACCAGTAGATCCTTCTAAGATGGAAGCAGTGATGGAATGGGGGTGACCGACCTCAGTTACTGAGATAAGAAGTTTTCTTGGCTTAGCTGGCTATTATCAGAGGTTCATTAAAGATTTTTCGCAAATAGCGTTACCATTGACCAAATTAACCCGCAATGAcgttgggggcaatttctgggctggtTTTGGCCCAGTTCCTAGCctgaaaacacatattagaggctgcagagtggggaATCAATCATTCACTTTCATTATTCATACAcattaggtttagatgtagttttctagagagaaaggctctctcatctctttaagttttagggtttcttttagttttagttttagttcttCTTAAATTCAGGTTCAATTTTCCTTTGAATTAGTTTTCTCTTACTTTTACTTGTTTAAGCACTTTagttcatcttcttctcttattaatttcc harbors:
- the LOC107470017 gene encoding uncharacterized protein LOC107470017, yielding MTLATFLKVNPPKFKGTTNLTEADAWFQAIERALQAQLVPEEHCIEFATYLLTGEASYWWQIEFDKKCFPNFARTAKELELLQLKQGAMSVFEYTDKFEELFRFSRMSQGAPGDFEEWKCIKYEGGLRSDIYSSVGPMEIRTFSELVNKSRVAEEYVKKAATERESHRGPFPLNRGKSFAPRGPPFKRGGFGSCYSCGKPGYKAFNCPEKQRQGAGRAQQPGRMFTTSAVDAEGSETLIRGYDLKVYNTTHEAMEFQGVMLLAASVSGEEQNLKQIPVVCEFLKVFLDDIEEFPPSRKVEFSIELVLGIGPILIAPYRMLPLEMAELKTQLEDLMSKCFIRPSVSSWGVPVLLVKIKDGSMRLCVDYRLTNSPAMFMDYMNRIFRPFLDKFVVVFIDDILIYSKTEEEHAEHLRTVLQILKERKLYTKLSKCEFWKDKVKFLGHVWPSMKNDVAEYVSKCLTCQKVKIEHQRPSGTLQPLEVPQWKWESIVMDFVSGLPRARTSFDAV